ATAAAATACCCTGCATAAAAGCTACCGCCATAATAATGCCAAATCTCTTGATCCCATGCCCCTTTTTCATTACGTCTTTCATCGTCTGAAGTAATCCATGTATAATAGTCTCTATACTTACTGTCTTCATCATTTTTACTTTCTATAAACCAAGGATGATCAGAACTTGTATGGTTAATGACTAAGTCAACAATTACATCAATACCGTGTTGCTCTGCAACAGCTAACATCTCTTCAAAGTCTTCCATTGTTCCATAATCTTTTTCTACATTATAATAGTCAACTACATCATAGCCATGATAACTTGGAGATTCAAACATAGGCATAAGCCATATCCCTTCTATTCCAAGATCAGCTAAGTAAGGCATTTTCTCAGTTATTCCCTTGAAGTCTCCTATTCCGTCACCATCAGCGTCTGCAAATGAACGAACAAATATTTCATAATAAACCCCATGGTGGTCGCTTTCAATAAAATTAGCATCAAGGTTCTTCACTTTTTCCTTTAATTCATTTGACTGTTGCTTCTTTGTTGTGTCAGTAGTCTCCACGTCTAGGTCACCATTTCCACAGGAAGCAAGAATCGCAATAATAAAAGTTACTACTATTAATTTTATAGACTTCATATCTTCATCTCCTTATTTATATAATACAGTAATCGTAATCTTACATACAACCTTTTAAAATCATATTTTCATTTTCACTAATAATTTATGCTATCATATTATACGTTTATTTGAAAGTGACATAGAACGGTAAACGGTAACATGATTTTACACATTATACTATTATTTAGATTACTCAAGTAACTACGTTATTATTAATAGACATGGATAGTAAAAAATCCCACTGTGTCTTTATACTACTAAAAGCATTATTTAGAATTATTCATAATTAAATACAATAGGAGCATCTAGTAATCGTGTATATCGTCTTAACTTAACATAGGTTTCTTGACTTGAAAAAAAGAACAATGAGAATGCTTCCCACAAGAAAACCCATCCACCTATAAACATTCCTTCAAGAAGCGTAGAGGTTATTAAGTCTAATGTAACATTTTTTTGAGTTAGATAGCTTGATATCAGAAACGTGAAGGATAATATTATATAGAGTAAAATTTTCTTTCGATAATTTGCTAACTCTTTTCTGATGAAATGAAGCGTAAATTTAAAGTTATTCTTTATTCCTATTCGAGTCAATTTCTCTTTCTTAGTATTATATTGTTGCCTTGGCATATAAAAGAGTAACTCTAAGCTATACTTTGAAGGGATGTCAAACGCACATTGATCGATAAACGTGAGCAGATCCGGATCTAAATCCCTGCGTTTTATAGGTGATGGATCCCATCCATTGAACACTTCATTATAGTCATCTAGAGAAACTTCAATAATAAATGCACCTGTGTCTTTGTTCTCTTTATATATTTGTCTTAAATAGTTACGTTTCTTTTTTACTATAAACATTGAATTTTCCTCCAAGCACTAGTTCTTTCAATGTGCTTTTTAATGTTAATGTACGCTAATATTCTTTAATATTGTTTATATTATAATACTTTATATACTAGTTAATTCTATTTCTCATTTTACTTATATCCTAGTCCATATACATTTCAAAAAAATAAAGTCCTATAGCTTGATTATACTGATAGGACCTAGATTTTCTATCTTAATTTCTGTTCATACAACGTTGTTTTATAGGTGTTTATCGATTTTTAAATTCATTTTTAATAGTCTTTAATAATTCTGGCTTCGTAAGTACATCGTAAGCTGTATTTGCCATACATTTAGCAGCTAGTATTAATCCTTCAAATCCTTTTTTACTCATAGCTGCATCTCTAAATTCATGAGTGTGTGCAGGAGTATGCACATCCGTAATACTAATATAAGGGTGAATTGACGGAGCATAATGACTAACATTTCCCATATCTATTGAACCACTCCCGCTACCTGGTTCATGAATTTCATCAGGATTAACACCTAGTGCAATTAAATTACTGGTATAAATTGAAGATAAAGCCTCATTTGTAATCATATTATCATATGACAATTCGTAAAAAGATGTTTCTAGTCGTGCACCTGTAGCTAACGCAGCTCCTTTTGCACAACCCTTAACCTTTTCTAACAGTTCATTCAAATAACGACGATCATTTGCCCGTACATAGAACTGTGCAACCGCATGATCAGGTACAATATTCGCAGCCTTTCCACCCTCAGGAATTATTCCATGAATTCGAACATCTGATGTAACATGCTGTCTAAGTGCATTGATTCCATTAAAGGTTTGAATCACCGCATCTAGTGCATTAATTCCTTCATGAGGCGCAGCAGCTGCATGAGCTGTTTTTCCGAAGAATTTAAACTGAATAGCATCCATCGCAAGAGATGTCCCACTTTTTCTATGACTATCGGATGGATGTGTAATTAAGGCTACATCTAGGTGGTTATAGATCCCTTCTTCAGCCATTGTAACTTTTCCACCACGGGTTTCTTCAGCAGGTGTTCCGTATACATATATTTTACCACCACATTCATTTATTACTTTTTTGAGCGCTATTGCAGCTCCGATAGCCATTGTTCCTATTAAATTGTGGCCACAAGCATGTCCTATTTCCGGAAGCGCATCATATTCAGCCATAAATCCCACGTGAGGCCCCTCTATCCCACTATCATATACTGCCTCAAATGCAGTAGGTAACCCACATGTACCTAGTTCTACATTAAATCCATTCTCTTTTAAGGTTTCTGATAATAATTTAGATGCTTTTATTTCTTCATGTCCTAGTTCAGGGTTATTCCCAATAAACTGACTAATGTCATATAGTTTGTTCTTCATCTCATCGACATATTGATTAATTTTTTCCTTCATTATAAATGGAACCTCCTTGTATAGTGACGGTTTACTTTTGTCTTAAGTATATATTAATAATAACTAATGTCAACTAAATAACTAAGTCACTTTTTATATTTTCTTCTATGGTTGTATATTGAATGATTAGATAACTAGCGTTTACTTAATTCCATTTTTTCTTATCATTTTCTCTTACGGTAATATCACACTTTATTTGATATAACCTGCTGCGATGATCATGACTACACACTAATTATCATAAGTTTTCTTAATAAAATATTGGCTAATGTTATAGCGCATACCGGAGTCATGCTTCTAAAATCTCTTTTGCACTTGCAGGGTGGCGAAGTGTGTACCATAGTATCTTACCATTCCCATCAACGCCAATACATTAATCACGTGTGAACGCTATAGTTTGATTTTAAAAACTTCTTGTATTTAAGAACTTGACGTAACGAATAGAGTTGAAAAAAGCTTAGAGATGTTAATGAGATTGGATGAACTAATTCTATTATACCTATTTTTCATACTATAAATGTTCTGTCTTTAAAAGAATTAAGAAATAGATAATGTGGTTCTTCCCACTAAAAACCCTGCCTAAGCCATTAAGTGTGAAACAGGTACATATAACATCGCTTACTGTAATAATCGTTCTAATTAAACTTTCATAAAAAAATACCAACCAATGTATTATTGGATGGTATCCTTCTATATTACTCACCTATTAATGTGTTTAATTCTTTTAGTTCATTGTCAGTTAGATCACGCCAAGATCCTACTTTAAGATTTCCAAGATTAATATTCATAATTCTTACACGTTCAAGTTTTCTTACTCTGTAATCAAACGATGCACACATTCTTCTAATCTGTCTATTTAGACCTTGTGTTAAGATGATTCGAAATGTTCGATTATTAATTTTTTCTACCTTGCATTTCTTAGTAACTTGCCCTAATATTTCAACACCATTTCC
Above is a window of Haloplasma contractile SSD-17B DNA encoding:
- a CDS encoding M20 family metallopeptidase; amino-acid sequence: MKEKINQYVDEMKNKLYDISQFIGNNPELGHEEIKASKLLSETLKENGFNVELGTCGLPTAFEAVYDSGIEGPHVGFMAEYDALPEIGHACGHNLIGTMAIGAAIALKKVINECGGKIYVYGTPAEETRGGKVTMAEEGIYNHLDVALITHPSDSHRKSGTSLAMDAIQFKFFGKTAHAAAAPHEGINALDAVIQTFNGINALRQHVTSDVRIHGIIPEGGKAANIVPDHAVAQFYVRANDRRYLNELLEKVKGCAKGAALATGARLETSFYELSYDNMITNEALSSIYTSNLIALGVNPDEIHEPGSGSGSIDMGNVSHYAPSIHPYISITDVHTPAHTHEFRDAAMSKKGFEGLILAAKCMANTAYDVLTKPELLKTIKNEFKNR